The following proteins are co-located in the Microbacterium immunditiarum genome:
- a CDS encoding S1C family serine protease: protein MDDREALDAYSSTVMRVAQTVLPSLAAVSVQTRQGMGAGSAAVINDDGNLLTSAHVVDGARRVELAFSDGGVVPASVVGADPLSDLAVLHADGETAAPVRLGDAATLGVGQLVVALGNPRGLSGSVTAGIVSALGRSLPTRAGRVIDEVIQTDAALNPGNSGGVLADSAGRMVGVNTAVAGIGLGLAVPINATTREIIEALRTTGRVRRAWLGIAGATVPLAPEVAVKAGAKVGMQVVSVVPASPAAAAGAHAGDVVLSLDGVAIADPTALQRRMVEAAIGRRMEMTVWRNGALVDVVVEPEELRVS from the coding sequence GTGGACGATCGGGAGGCTCTCGACGCGTACTCCTCGACGGTGATGCGCGTCGCGCAGACGGTGCTGCCCTCGCTCGCTGCGGTGAGCGTGCAGACGCGGCAGGGCATGGGCGCGGGAAGCGCAGCGGTGATCAACGACGACGGGAACCTGCTCACGAGCGCCCACGTCGTGGACGGGGCACGCCGCGTGGAGCTCGCGTTCTCGGACGGCGGGGTCGTGCCGGCATCCGTCGTCGGTGCCGATCCGCTGTCGGACCTGGCCGTCCTCCATGCGGACGGCGAGACCGCGGCGCCCGTGCGGCTGGGCGATGCGGCGACGCTCGGGGTCGGGCAGCTCGTGGTCGCGCTCGGCAACCCGCGGGGTCTGTCGGGGAGCGTCACGGCCGGCATCGTCTCAGCCCTCGGGCGCTCGCTGCCGACGCGCGCCGGGCGGGTGATCGACGAGGTGATCCAGACGGATGCCGCGCTGAACCCCGGCAACAGCGGCGGCGTCCTCGCCGACAGCGCGGGCCGCATGGTCGGCGTGAACACGGCCGTCGCGGGCATCGGGCTCGGGCTTGCGGTGCCCATCAACGCGACGACGCGCGAGATCATCGAGGCGCTCCGCACGACCGGACGCGTCCGGCGGGCGTGGCTCGGCATCGCGGGGGCCACCGTGCCGCTGGCGCCCGAGGTCGCGGTGAAGGCCGGCGCGAAGGTCGGCATGCAGGTCGTCTCGGTCGTGCCCGCAAGCCCCGCGGCCGCGGCGGGAGCGCACGCGGGCGACGTCGTGCTCTCGCTCGACGGCGTCGCGATCGCCGATCCCACCGCGCTGCAGCGACGCATGGTCGAGGCGGCCATCGGGCGGCGGATGGAGATGACCGTGTGGCGGAACGGGGCGCTGGTAGACGTCGTCGTCGAGCCCGAGGAACTGCGCGTCTCGTAG
- a CDS encoding RidA family protein, protein MTPRESIDLPGFGHENPIPVASRRGPFVFSGALTGRDPETGELPATLDEQVANVFRHVRALVAAVGGTTDDIIKMTVWLVDYRDRTALNREWIEIFPDPSSRPARHVVRADLDSGVLVQADVTAILGED, encoded by the coding sequence ATGACCCCTCGCGAGTCCATCGACCTGCCCGGCTTCGGGCACGAGAACCCCATTCCCGTGGCGAGCCGGAGGGGACCGTTCGTGTTCTCAGGTGCCTTGACGGGGCGCGATCCCGAGACCGGCGAGCTGCCGGCGACCCTCGACGAGCAGGTCGCGAACGTCTTCCGGCACGTGCGCGCGCTCGTGGCCGCGGTCGGCGGCACGACCGACGACATCATCAAGATGACCGTGTGGCTCGTGGACTACCGGGACCGTACCGCGCTCAACCGCGAGTGGATCGAGATCTTCCCCGACCCTTCGTCGCGCCCGGCTCGCCACGTCGTGAGGGCCGACCTCGACTCGGGCGTCCTCGTGCAGGCCGACGTCACCGCGATCCTCGGCGAGGACTGA
- a CDS encoding trypsin-like serine peptidase encodes MDPPLNERQLRTAKLEVRRHEVAAPEQITASFDVAADADAKPDIALEQTADGRWRVNVSIAGTRAALVERSPIEPVRVPSRKLTSGLARMKPEELAPSIPVDRDDLAIQPRLPKGLRDLRAYRDDRDIRPTTVFSPDGRWVYYDEHYPWRCLVRMTRPSGWSGSGVLIGPRHVLTASHCVDWTPGWLRVDVLYTNGNSLATAYGTLAYYVQKVTAANYSSTNLDDDYAVIVLDQRLGDRFGWFGARTYSDSWDDEILPWRNIGYPQDFSWTGELATYQRDFAMDETDFDSDSGGKALLSDTFDNWPGQSGSPVFGFWSDGPYVVGVTSGESSSDNFIAGGDRLTGLVRRARQENP; translated from the coding sequence ATGGATCCGCCTCTCAACGAACGCCAGCTCCGCACCGCGAAGCTCGAAGTCCGGCGGCACGAGGTCGCCGCTCCGGAACAGATCACCGCGTCGTTCGACGTCGCTGCTGATGCCGACGCCAAGCCCGACATCGCGCTCGAGCAGACCGCCGACGGTCGATGGCGCGTGAACGTCTCGATCGCGGGCACCCGGGCAGCCCTCGTCGAGCGCAGCCCGATCGAGCCCGTGCGCGTGCCGAGCCGCAAGCTCACGTCCGGGCTCGCACGCATGAAGCCCGAGGAGCTCGCGCCGTCGATACCGGTCGATCGCGACGACCTCGCGATCCAGCCGAGACTGCCGAAGGGACTGCGAGACCTGCGGGCGTACCGCGACGACCGTGACATCCGGCCGACCACCGTGTTCAGCCCTGACGGGCGGTGGGTGTACTACGACGAGCACTACCCGTGGCGGTGTCTCGTGCGCATGACACGCCCCTCGGGCTGGAGCGGCAGCGGCGTGCTCATCGGTCCGCGCCACGTCCTCACCGCCAGCCATTGCGTCGACTGGACGCCGGGATGGCTGCGCGTCGACGTGCTCTACACGAACGGCAATTCGCTCGCGACGGCGTACGGCACACTCGCCTACTACGTGCAGAAGGTGACGGCCGCGAACTACAGCTCGACGAACCTCGACGACGACTACGCCGTCATCGTGCTCGACCAGCGTCTCGGTGACCGGTTCGGGTGGTTCGGCGCGCGGACGTACTCGGACTCGTGGGACGACGAGATCCTGCCGTGGCGCAACATCGGCTACCCGCAGGACTTCAGCTGGACGGGTGAGCTCGCGACGTACCAGCGCGACTTCGCGATGGATGAGACCGACTTCGACTCCGACTCGGGCGGCAAGGCGCTTTTGAGCGACACGTTCGACAACTGGCCGGGACAGTCCGGAAGCCCCGTGTTCGGCTTCTGGTCGGACGGCCCGTACGTCGTCGGCGTAACGTCGGGCGAGAGCAGCTCGGACAACTTCATCGCCGGAGGCGACCGGCTCACCGGGCTCGTCCGGCGTGCACGTCAGGAGAACCCTTGA
- a CDS encoding SMP-30/gluconolactonase/LRE family protein produces the protein MPVSHHYEDVPSAGTARLATDVSHYLSEGPVWDGIRERILWVDIVSGTVHSGRLRPDGTIRVEERYHFPDTAGAVAVAETGELVVAGTHRLYFRSVDGAIRAGAELISGRERRFNDGKPDPRGRFVVGTLGPGGEQLMRVDGDEVTVIDDDLGLSNGLAWSTDGSRFHSIDTTNRRIHVRDYDAVTGSIGRRELFRQFEHGAPDGMTTDADDHLWVAMWGEGCVLRISPTGRIVARIDVPAPHTSCAQFAGPDLETLVITTATEHLTAEQLRASPLSGRLFTVTPGVRGHPPYLWNGRTQRHA, from the coding sequence GTGCCGGTGTCCCATCACTACGAGGACGTGCCCTCCGCGGGCACGGCACGGCTCGCGACCGACGTCTCGCACTACCTCTCCGAAGGCCCGGTGTGGGACGGCATCCGCGAGAGGATCCTGTGGGTCGACATCGTGAGCGGCACGGTCCACTCGGGTCGCCTCCGCCCCGACGGCACGATCCGGGTCGAGGAGCGGTACCACTTTCCGGATACCGCGGGAGCGGTCGCCGTCGCGGAGACGGGGGAGCTCGTCGTCGCCGGTACGCACCGCCTGTACTTCCGATCGGTCGACGGCGCGATCCGTGCGGGGGCGGAGCTCATCTCGGGCCGCGAACGCCGTTTCAACGACGGCAAGCCGGACCCGCGGGGGCGTTTCGTCGTCGGCACGCTGGGCCCGGGCGGGGAGCAGCTGATGCGGGTCGACGGCGACGAGGTGACCGTGATCGACGATGACCTCGGGCTCTCGAACGGCCTGGCGTGGTCGACGGACGGCAGCCGCTTCCACAGCATCGACACGACGAACCGGCGCATCCACGTGCGCGACTACGACGCGGTCACCGGGTCGATCGGCCGCCGTGAGCTCTTCCGGCAGTTCGAGCACGGCGCTCCCGACGGGATGACGACGGATGCCGACGACCACCTCTGGGTCGCGATGTGGGGCGAAGGGTGCGTCCTGCGCATCTCGCCGACCGGGCGGATCGTCGCCCGGATCGACGTGCCGGCTCCGCACACTTCGTGCGCCCAGTTCGCCGGTCCGGACCTCGAGACCCTCGTCATCACGACGGCGACCGAGCACCTGACCGCCGAGCAGCTTCGCGCGAGCCCGCTGTCGGGTCGACTGTTCACCGTCACGCCGGGCGTACGCGGCCACCCGCCGTACCTGTGGAACGGACGGACCCAGCGGCACGCGTGA
- a CDS encoding M24 family metallopeptidase → MNAAPVAFTTGDFRARMERAVEDAVAEGLDGLLVTPGPDLLWLTGYSPTAITERLTMLVLSTDAEPRMLVPTLERPDLQHAVGAPALAVSDWRDGQDPYDVAAGLLRPGAQYAVSDSTWAMHLLGLQRRLAGTRYFAITERLPMLRAVKDANELARLEAAGAAADAAFEEIVQLPFAGRRETEVAADLARLLRDFGHEQVDFTIVASGPNGANPHHDSGERTLTEGDVVVMDFGGLMHGYGSDTTRTVSVGEPSAQMQEVHDIVRAAQQTAFEAVQPGIACQEIDRVARRVITEAGYGDDFIHRTGHGIGTTTHEPPYMVEGEERPTVPGMCFSIEPGIYLAGRFGVRIEDIVTVTENGGRRFNNTTRELVIVE, encoded by the coding sequence ATGAACGCCGCGCCGGTCGCATTCACCACCGGGGACTTCCGGGCACGCATGGAGCGCGCCGTCGAGGATGCCGTCGCGGAAGGGCTCGACGGCCTCCTGGTGACCCCGGGACCCGATCTCCTCTGGCTGACGGGCTACAGTCCGACGGCGATCACCGAGCGCCTGACGATGCTCGTCCTCAGTACGGACGCTGAGCCGCGGATGCTCGTGCCCACGCTCGAGCGGCCCGACCTCCAGCACGCGGTCGGCGCCCCGGCGCTCGCGGTCAGCGACTGGCGCGACGGACAGGATCCCTATGACGTCGCCGCGGGGCTGCTGCGGCCGGGTGCGCAGTACGCCGTGTCGGACTCGACGTGGGCGATGCACCTCCTCGGCCTGCAGAGACGGCTCGCGGGCACCCGGTACTTCGCGATCACCGAGCGGCTCCCGATGCTCCGTGCGGTGAAGGACGCCAACGAGCTCGCGCGCCTCGAGGCGGCGGGCGCGGCCGCGGATGCCGCGTTCGAGGAGATCGTGCAGCTGCCGTTCGCAGGCCGGAGGGAGACGGAGGTCGCGGCCGACCTCGCCCGGCTCCTGCGCGACTTCGGCCACGAGCAGGTCGATTTCACGATCGTCGCATCGGGTCCCAACGGAGCGAACCCCCACCACGACTCGGGCGAGCGGACGCTCACCGAGGGTGACGTGGTCGTGATGGACTTCGGCGGGCTCATGCACGGGTACGGCTCCGACACGACGCGCACCGTCTCGGTCGGAGAGCCGAGCGCGCAGATGCAGGAGGTGCACGACATCGTCCGCGCGGCGCAGCAGACCGCGTTCGAAGCCGTGCAGCCGGGCATCGCGTGCCAGGAGATCGACCGCGTCGCGCGGCGCGTCATCACCGAGGCGGGATACGGCGACGACTTCATCCACCGCACCGGCCACGGCATCGGCACGACGACCCACGAGCCGCCCTACATGGTGGAGGGCGAGGAGCGCCCGACCGTGCCCGGCATGTGCTTCTCGATCGAGCCGGGTATCTACCTCGCCGGACGGTTCGGTGTGCGGATCGAGGACATCGTCACGGTCACGGAGAACGGCGGACGGCGCTTCAACAACACGACGCGCGAGCTCGTCATCGTCGAGTGA
- a CDS encoding flavodoxin domain-containing protein has protein sequence MRILVAYASKYGATEGIAERLGDRLGERGHEVNVRSCADTDDPSGYDAYVVGSAVYEFNWRKAARKFVERHATELSVHPVWLFASGPLGTEEVDKDGNDVLKGAEPKQFAEYEELLHPRGKQVFRGAYEHEKLRGADRMIAWMPALRDLLPNGDFRQWDAIDAWADAIADELAVSASEPLSKS, from the coding sequence ATGAGAATCCTGGTCGCCTACGCGAGCAAGTACGGCGCGACGGAGGGCATCGCCGAACGCCTGGGAGATCGGCTCGGTGAGCGAGGCCATGAGGTCAACGTGCGCTCGTGCGCCGACACCGACGATCCCTCCGGATACGACGCGTACGTCGTGGGGTCGGCGGTCTACGAGTTCAACTGGCGCAAGGCCGCGAGGAAGTTCGTGGAGCGGCATGCGACCGAGCTCTCAGTTCACCCCGTGTGGCTGTTCGCGAGCGGTCCGCTCGGCACGGAAGAGGTCGACAAGGACGGCAACGATGTGCTGAAGGGCGCCGAGCCGAAGCAGTTCGCCGAGTACGAGGAGCTTCTGCACCCGCGTGGGAAGCAGGTGTTCCGCGGTGCCTACGAGCATGAGAAGCTGCGCGGCGCCGACCGGATGATCGCGTGGATGCCGGCGCTGCGCGACCTCCTGCCCAACGGTGACTTCCGCCAGTGGGATGCGATCGACGCGTGGGCGGATGCGATCGCCGACGAGCTCGCCGTGTCAGCATCCGAGCCGCTCTCGAAGAGCTGA